In the Pseudomonas orientalis genome, one interval contains:
- a CDS encoding hydroxymethylglutaryl-CoA lyase, whose product MTTITINEVGLRDGLQSLQATMPTSAKRQWIDAAYAAGVRYMEVASFVPAKLLPQMADAKEVVAHALSFPDLVVTVLAPNLRGCRDALESGAHRIIAPVSVSAAHSLANVRRTPLEMVQELARMCQLRTESGLHTVQVIAGMSVAFGCTRQGDVPLSDLCALTGHVLQAGCDLVSLGDTTGYANPGQVATTLQAVRAIAGDKLRAAHFHDTRGLALANSLVAVQQGITELDSSLAGLGGCPFAPGASGNTVTEDLVFMLQSMGCETGIDLAALIDSRHVLSEALPHETLYGCIARAGLPLNYASIVGRV is encoded by the coding sequence ATGACAACAATAACAATCAACGAAGTCGGCCTGCGTGACGGTTTGCAAAGCCTTCAGGCCACTATGCCGACATCTGCCAAACGACAATGGATTGATGCCGCCTATGCCGCAGGTGTGCGGTACATGGAAGTCGCGTCCTTTGTTCCCGCCAAACTGTTGCCGCAGATGGCCGATGCCAAGGAGGTCGTCGCCCATGCCTTGAGTTTTCCTGATCTGGTGGTCACGGTCCTGGCGCCTAACTTGCGCGGCTGTCGCGATGCGCTGGAATCCGGCGCGCACCGTATCATTGCGCCCGTGTCCGTCAGCGCAGCCCATAGTCTGGCCAATGTGCGGCGTACTCCGTTGGAGATGGTCCAAGAGCTGGCGCGAATGTGCCAGCTGCGTACTGAATCCGGCTTGCACACCGTTCAAGTGATCGCCGGAATGTCCGTGGCCTTCGGCTGTACCCGCCAAGGTGATGTGCCATTGAGCGATCTCTGCGCGTTGACCGGGCACGTGCTGCAAGCCGGCTGCGATCTGGTGTCCCTGGGAGACACCACGGGCTACGCCAATCCCGGCCAGGTGGCGACCACCTTGCAGGCGGTTCGCGCCATCGCGGGTGACAAGCTCAGGGCCGCGCACTTCCACGACACTCGAGGCCTGGCGCTTGCCAATAGCCTGGTCGCCGTTCAGCAAGGTATCACCGAACTCGACTCATCACTGGCCGGGCTGGGCGGTTGTCCGTTTGCACCGGGTGCATCCGGCAATACGGTCACAGAAGACTTGGTGTTCATGTTGCAGAGCATGGGCTGCGAGACGGGCATCGACCTGGCAGCCCTGATCGACTCTCGACATGTGCTCAGCGAAGCACTGCCGCACGAGACGCTCTACGGCTGCATTGCCCGAGCTGGCCTGCCCCTCAATTACGCATCAATCGTCGGTCGCGTCTGA
- a CDS encoding helix-turn-helix domain-containing protein: MDIQIISRNGEPEYAVLPWDQYQALLKAAGQQHPAQASSPAAPIAPDQALHPLAALRGLREGKGLAIETLARTVGISPSYLGLIERGERQPDAAIRRSLAWELGVAGWREES, encoded by the coding sequence ATGGATATCCAGATCATTTCACGTAATGGCGAACCCGAATATGCGGTGTTGCCATGGGACCAGTACCAGGCGCTGCTGAAAGCGGCCGGTCAGCAACACCCCGCACAGGCTTCTTCCCCCGCCGCACCGATTGCCCCCGACCAGGCGTTGCACCCGCTTGCAGCCCTGCGCGGCCTGCGTGAAGGCAAGGGCCTGGCGATCGAGACCCTGGCGCGCACAGTGGGTATCAGCCCCTCGTATCTTGGTTTGATTGAACGTGGTGAACGCCAGCCGGATGCCGCCATTCGCCGCAGCCTGGCCTGGGAATTGGGCGTTGCAGGTTGGAGGGAAGAATCGTGA
- a CDS encoding di-heme-cytochrome C peroxidase — translation MRIFTRVLLLIPLVLGLTLAVVLYYTVNPRLPDYVPVEQVHYQDQWSAADRQTYYFTPQGTQVKGLHYDWFTALELPFSERRFATPEYLARFGFLVDPRQAPSAQNPGNLPVGFARHKNAGSSVEYLDITCAACHTGELHFKGQALRIDGGSAQHVLPSSVPTLRGGSFGQALVASLAATYYNPWKFERFARQVLGDRYDAEHSRLRQDFKQSLNRFLKVAWNDTHRGLYPTEEGPGRTDAFGRIANASFGDAISPQNYRIANAPVDYPQLWDIWTFDWVQWNGSAQQPMARNIGEALGVGATLDFFDSAGQPLQGDARYPSSVRVRDLNLIEETLQRLKPPTWPEDLFGAVDKPLAGQGRALFAENCAGCHVPTVTQEGGRPVQQLKMLPVDYIGTDPGTANNIADQRYDLSALQWDPAELASLNVQLHPTPTEPLDLKKMSVAKGLAYVTAFVEDHAYRAAGVTPAERPRLDGYGLPIGVRELRAYKARPLAGVWATPPFLHNGSVPTIYQLLSPQDERSTTFYKGTFNYDPRHLGFETDAFKNAFVFDTKITGNHNSGHEFRAGQRGNGVIGRGLQPQERWALLEYLKVLGGPLEQQLP, via the coding sequence TTGCGCATTTTTACCCGTGTCTTACTCCTGATCCCCCTGGTGCTGGGCCTGACGCTGGCCGTGGTGCTCTATTACACGGTCAACCCCAGGCTGCCGGACTATGTGCCCGTGGAGCAGGTGCACTATCAGGACCAATGGAGTGCCGCCGACCGCCAGACCTATTACTTCACGCCCCAGGGCACCCAGGTCAAAGGCCTGCACTACGACTGGTTCACCGCACTGGAGTTGCCCTTTTCCGAGCGCCGTTTCGCCACGCCGGAGTACCTGGCGCGTTTCGGCTTCCTGGTGGACCCCAGGCAGGCGCCCAGCGCGCAGAACCCCGGCAACCTGCCCGTGGGTTTCGCCCGGCATAAGAACGCCGGCAGCAGCGTTGAATACCTGGATATCACCTGCGCCGCCTGCCACACCGGCGAGCTGCACTTCAAAGGCCAGGCCCTGCGCATCGACGGCGGCTCAGCCCAGCATGTGCTGCCGTCCAGCGTGCCGACCTTGCGCGGCGGCAGCTTCGGCCAGGCCCTGGTCGCCAGCCTTGCGGCGACTTATTACAACCCGTGGAAATTCGAGCGCTTCGCCCGCCAGGTCCTGGGGGACCGTTACGATGCCGAGCACAGCCGACTGCGCCAGGACTTCAAACAGTCGCTGAACCGCTTCCTCAAGGTCGCCTGGAACGATACTCACCGTGGCCTCTACCCCACCGAAGAAGGCCCGGGGCGCACCGATGCGTTCGGCCGCATCGCCAATGCCAGCTTTGGCGACGCCATTTCCCCGCAAAACTATCGCATCGCCAACGCACCGGTAGACTACCCGCAGCTGTGGGATATCTGGACCTTCGACTGGGTGCAATGGAACGGTTCGGCCCAGCAACCGATGGCGCGCAATATCGGTGAAGCCCTCGGCGTCGGCGCGACCCTGGACTTCTTCGACAGTGCCGGCCAGCCCCTGCAGGGCGATGCGCGCTACCCTTCCAGCGTACGGGTACGCGACCTGAACCTGATCGAAGAAACCCTGCAGCGTCTCAAGCCACCCACCTGGCCCGAAGACCTGTTCGGCGCCGTCGACAAGCCCCTTGCCGGCCAGGGTCGTGCACTGTTCGCCGAGAACTGCGCCGGCTGTCACGTGCCCACCGTCACGCAAGAAGGCGGCCGGCCGGTGCAGCAATTGAAAATGCTGCCGGTGGACTACATCGGCACCGACCCCGGCACCGCCAACAACATCGCCGACCAGCGCTACGACCTCAGCGCGCTGCAATGGGACCCGGCGGAGCTGGCCAGTCTCAACGTCCAACTGCATCCCACGCCGACCGAGCCACTGGACCTGAAAAAGATGTCCGTGGCCAAGGGCCTGGCCTACGTCACCGCGTTCGTCGAGGACCACGCCTACCGCGCCGCCGGCGTGACCCCGGCTGAGCGCCCGCGCCTGGACGGTTACGGGCTGCCCATCGGTGTGCGCGAGTTGCGCGCCTACAAAGCGCGGCCACTGGCCGGCGTCTGGGCTACGCCGCCGTTCCTGCACAACGGTTCGGTGCCGACGATCTACCAGTTGCTCTCGCCCCAGGACGAGCGCAGCACCACCTTTTATAAAGGCACCTTCAACTATGATCCGCGCCATCTCGGCTTTGAGACCGACGCGTTCAAGAATGCCTTTGTGTTCGATACTAAAATCACCGGCAACCACAACAGCGGCCACGAATTCCGTGCCGGCCAGCGTGGCAACGGCGTCATCGGCCGTGGCTTGCAGCCGCAGGAACGCTGGGCGCTGCTGGAATACCTCAAAGTGCTGGGCGGCCCGCTGGAGCAACAACTGCCATGA
- a CDS encoding catalase family protein: MMIRSPYDRPSLLARLWLRIGRFLGKTLLWLVGLGLLGWLGTSAWYAWQHSGPVSPDEQIPPGEAAMTQGIIQTAVRIVDQHREGTRYLRDAHAKAHGCVRAEVSVPSDLDPALRQGVFTTPGKTWQAMMRLSNGNAYPQFDSIRDARGMAIKLLDVPGKQLMADQQTRTEQDFVMFSHPNFFVSDVAEYAQNIGAQADGKKVLAFFPKADPRTWQLRHLFIALATLAPAPASPTQTTYFSVSPYKFGAANAKFRVAPDPQSCPEYVLPKQNQDLPNFLRSALNQQLSTDRVPACFVLQIQRQNPQAFMPIEDTSIEWKESDAPFETVAKVRIPAQDFDTPALNLACDNQSFNPWFGVEAHRPIGGINRLRKAVYEAVSDYRHSRNTP; encoded by the coding sequence ATGATGATTCGATCCCCCTACGACCGACCTTCCCTGCTCGCTCGCCTCTGGCTGCGCATCGGCCGGTTTCTCGGCAAAACCCTGTTGTGGCTGGTGGGTCTCGGCCTGCTCGGCTGGCTCGGCACCAGCGCCTGGTACGCCTGGCAACACAGCGGCCCGGTGTCGCCGGATGAGCAGATCCCGCCCGGTGAAGCCGCCATGACCCAGGGCATCATCCAGACCGCCGTGCGCATTGTCGACCAGCACCGCGAGGGCACGCGCTACCTGCGCGATGCCCACGCCAAGGCCCATGGTTGTGTGAGGGCCGAAGTCAGCGTGCCGTCCGATCTCGACCCGGCCCTGCGCCAGGGCGTGTTCACAACGCCAGGTAAAACCTGGCAGGCGATGATGCGACTGTCCAACGGCAACGCCTACCCGCAATTCGACAGCATCCGCGATGCCCGCGGCATGGCCATCAAGCTGCTGGACGTACCGGGCAAACAGCTGATGGCCGATCAGCAAACGCGCACCGAGCAGGACTTCGTGATGTTCAGCCACCCGAACTTCTTTGTCAGCGACGTGGCCGAATATGCGCAGAACATCGGCGCCCAGGCGGATGGCAAGAAAGTGCTGGCGTTCTTCCCCAAGGCCGACCCGCGCACCTGGCAGCTGCGCCACCTGTTCATCGCCCTGGCCACCCTCGCGCCCGCCCCGGCCAGTCCGACGCAGACCACCTACTTCTCGGTTTCGCCCTACAAGTTCGGCGCGGCCAACGCCAAGTTCCGCGTCGCCCCCGACCCGCAAAGCTGCCCCGAATACGTGCTGCCCAAACAGAACCAGGACCTGCCGAACTTCCTGCGCAGCGCCCTGAACCAGCAGCTCTCCACCGACCGCGTGCCGGCGTGCTTCGTGTTGCAGATCCAGCGACAGAACCCGCAGGCATTCATGCCCATCGAAGACACCAGCATCGAATGGAAGGAAAGCGACGCGCCTTTTGAAACCGTGGCCAAGGTGCGGATCCCGGCGCAGGATTTCGACACCCCTGCGCTGAACCTCGCCTGCGACAACCAGTCATTCAACCCCTGGTTCGGCGTGGAGGCACACCGCCCTATCGGTGGTATCAACCGCCTGCGCAAGGCGGTGTACGAAGCGGTCAGCGATTACCGCCACAGCCGCAACACGCCGTAG
- a CDS encoding CaiB/BaiF CoA transferase family protein → MSRLPLDGIRVVEISHMVMGPTCGMILGDLGAEVIKIEPIRGDGTRRLLGAGAGFFRTFNRNKQCIAIDVNTQQGRDAVLELIDTADVFIENFKPGRMSELGFGYAAIRARNPRIIYASHKGFLNGPYDNRLALDEVVQMMAGLAYMTGPVGRPLRAGSSVNDIMGGMFGAIGVLAALNDRNVTNVGREVQSALYENCVLLAAQHMQQYAVTGQAAAPMPNRISAWAIYDVFEFANGEQMFVAATGEGQWTALCQLLGQTALLDDQTLATNNDRVLQRPRLLAHLAEVFASMDAQALALELEANSIPFAPIRRPEELFEDPHLLHSGGLANLELEDGSFTAMPLLPLSLDGERLQPRRSIPRVGEHTHKVMRELGYSEDHIAELCAAGVLKTDAQA, encoded by the coding sequence ATGTCCAGGCTTCCACTGGACGGCATTCGTGTCGTTGAAATTTCTCACATGGTAATGGGCCCGACCTGCGGAATGATCCTGGGTGATCTCGGTGCCGAGGTGATCAAGATTGAACCGATCCGCGGAGACGGTACACGCCGTCTGCTGGGCGCCGGTGCCGGTTTTTTTCGCACGTTCAACCGCAACAAACAGTGCATCGCCATCGACGTCAATACTCAGCAAGGGCGAGATGCGGTACTGGAGCTGATCGATACCGCTGACGTATTCATCGAGAATTTCAAGCCCGGGCGCATGAGCGAGCTCGGCTTCGGTTACGCGGCGATTCGAGCACGTAATCCGCGCATCATCTACGCCTCGCACAAAGGCTTTCTCAACGGCCCCTACGACAATCGCCTGGCCCTGGATGAAGTGGTGCAAATGATGGCAGGCCTGGCCTATATGACCGGCCCGGTGGGCAGGCCTCTGCGTGCCGGCAGTTCGGTGAACGACATCATGGGCGGCATGTTCGGTGCTATCGGTGTGCTTGCTGCGCTCAACGATCGTAATGTCACCAACGTTGGTCGCGAGGTGCAAAGCGCGCTTTACGAAAACTGCGTACTGCTCGCTGCCCAGCATATGCAGCAATACGCCGTGACCGGCCAGGCGGCTGCACCGATGCCAAACCGTATCAGTGCATGGGCCATTTACGATGTATTCGAGTTTGCCAATGGGGAGCAGATGTTCGTCGCCGCCACGGGTGAAGGTCAGTGGACCGCACTGTGTCAATTGCTCGGTCAGACCGCGTTGCTGGACGACCAGACCCTCGCTACCAACAATGATCGCGTGCTGCAGCGGCCACGTCTGCTGGCTCACTTGGCTGAAGTCTTCGCCAGCATGGACGCTCAAGCGCTGGCCCTGGAACTTGAGGCAAACAGTATCCCGTTTGCTCCGATTCGACGGCCCGAGGAACTGTTCGAGGATCCTCATCTGCTGCACAGCGGTGGCCTGGCAAATCTTGAGCTCGAAGACGGATCGTTCACCGCCATGCCATTGCTGCCGTTGTCCCTGGATGGCGAGCGACTGCAACCCCGTCGATCTATTCCACGCGTCGGCGAGCACACCCACAAAGTCATGCGTGAACTGGGCTACAGCGAGGATCACATTGCCGAGCTGTGTGCCGCCGGTGTTCTGAAAACCGACGCTCAGGCTTGA
- a CDS encoding FKBP-type peptidyl-prolyl cis-trans isomerase has protein sequence MKQHRLAAAVALVSLVLAGCDSQTSVELKTPAQKASYGIGLNMGKSLAQEGMDDLDSKAVAQGIEDAVGKKEQKLKDDELVEAFAALQKRAEERMTKMSEESAAAGKKFLEDNAKKDGVVTTASGLQYKIVKKADGAQPKPTDVVTVHYTGKLTNGTTFDSSVDRGSPIDLPVSGVIPGWVEGLQLMHVGEKVELYIPSDLAYGAQSPSPTIPANSVLVFDLELLAIKDPAKAEAAEAPAAPAAKK, from the coding sequence ATGAAACAGCATCGGTTGGCGGCGGCGGTGGCCCTGGTTAGCCTGGTACTTGCGGGTTGTGATTCGCAGACCAGCGTAGAGCTGAAAACCCCGGCGCAGAAAGCTTCCTACGGCATCGGCCTGAACATGGGCAAAAGCCTTGCCCAAGAAGGCATGGATGACCTGGACTCCAAAGCGGTAGCCCAAGGCATTGAAGATGCTGTCGGCAAGAAAGAACAGAAGCTCAAAGACGACGAACTGGTTGAAGCCTTCGCCGCACTGCAAAAGCGCGCTGAAGAACGCATGACCAAAATGAGCGAAGAGTCGGCGGCGGCCGGCAAGAAATTCCTCGAAGACAACGCCAAGAAAGACGGCGTGGTCACCACCGCTTCCGGTCTGCAGTACAAGATCGTGAAGAAGGCCGACGGCGCACAGCCCAAGCCTACCGACGTAGTGACTGTTCACTACACCGGCAAGCTCACCAACGGCACTACCTTTGACAGCTCCGTGGACCGTGGCAGCCCGATTGACCTGCCGGTCAGCGGTGTGATCCCGGGTTGGGTCGAAGGCCTGCAACTGATGCATGTTGGCGAGAAGGTCGAGTTGTACATTCCGTCCGACCTGGCCTACGGCGCCCAGAGCCCGAGCCCGACGATTCCAGCCAACTCCGTGCTGGTATTCGATTTGGAGCTGCTGGCGATCAAGGACCCAGCCAAGGCTGAAGCCGCTGAGGCACCGGCTGCACCTGCCGCCAAGAAGTAA
- a CDS encoding GNAT family N-acetyltransferase: protein MPAEKTDVSPAYLYRPATAADMPAAHALSVRLKWPHREEDWAMVQRTSQGFVAEQDGVLAGVAFACHQGAYSSIGLVIVSHQHQRKGIGRRLMNLCLDAVGPCTPILNATESGAPLYASMGFVEFARIEQHQGVPQTPALLPANHHAQCRVLSRVDYPKVIELANAGSGLDRTDVLNDLLPTAEHVVGIEVEGHLQGCALLRQFGRGHLIGPVVAQHPEQSRHLIIYLLRLIPGAFVRLDIPTACGLADWLENLGLPCVDNAPRMVRGVPPRSSAGVTEFALVTQAIG, encoded by the coding sequence ATGCCAGCAGAGAAAACCGATGTGAGTCCCGCTTACCTGTACCGGCCGGCAACCGCCGCCGACATGCCCGCCGCCCATGCACTCTCCGTACGCCTCAAATGGCCGCATCGCGAGGAAGACTGGGCGATGGTGCAGCGCACATCCCAAGGCTTCGTCGCCGAACAGGACGGTGTCTTGGCAGGCGTCGCATTCGCCTGTCATCAGGGGGCTTATTCGTCCATCGGCCTGGTGATCGTCAGTCATCAGCACCAGCGCAAAGGCATCGGGCGTCGCCTGATGAATCTGTGCCTGGACGCCGTGGGCCCGTGCACGCCGATCCTCAATGCCACCGAGTCAGGCGCGCCGCTGTACGCCAGCATGGGATTCGTTGAATTTGCACGCATTGAGCAGCATCAGGGGGTGCCGCAGACGCCGGCACTCCTGCCCGCTAACCACCACGCGCAATGTCGCGTACTGAGCCGGGTCGACTACCCGAAGGTGATCGAACTGGCCAACGCCGGTAGCGGCCTGGACCGCACCGATGTACTCAACGACCTGCTGCCGACGGCCGAACACGTGGTGGGCATCGAGGTAGAGGGGCACCTGCAGGGGTGCGCCCTGCTCCGCCAATTTGGTCGCGGCCACCTCATTGGCCCCGTCGTCGCGCAACACCCGGAGCAGTCACGACACTTGATCATTTACCTTCTTCGGTTGATCCCGGGTGCGTTCGTGCGTCTCGATATCCCCACCGCGTGCGGGTTGGCCGACTGGCTGGAGAACCTGGGGCTGCCCTGCGTGGATAACGCGCCACGGATGGTGCGCGGTGTGCCGCCCCGATCAAGCGCCGGGGTCACCGAGTTTGCGCTGGTGACCCAGGCGATCGGCTGA
- a CDS encoding YkvA family protein, with the protein MKPPFNFTRFLPMAARLLGRGRLPTLLFAVAAKSSNQGNRLGQLKDDLKLLQALCLAYWRGEYRAISPKALISVVAGLMYFLSPIDAIPDFIPMFGMFDDIAVLAWVMKTLSGELSAFRTWRDAQRPEKLAVVERLPATPELLAQENPQKN; encoded by the coding sequence ATGAAACCACCTTTCAATTTCACCCGTTTCCTGCCTATGGCGGCGCGCTTGCTTGGGCGTGGCCGTCTGCCAACTCTGTTGTTTGCCGTCGCGGCCAAAAGCTCGAACCAGGGCAATCGGTTGGGCCAGCTCAAGGATGACCTCAAGCTGCTCCAGGCGCTGTGCCTGGCCTACTGGCGCGGCGAGTATCGGGCAATCAGTCCCAAGGCGTTGATTTCGGTGGTGGCGGGGCTGATGTACTTCCTCAGTCCGATTGACGCGATTCCGGATTTTATTCCCATGTTCGGCATGTTTGACGACATCGCTGTGCTGGCCTGGGTCATGAAGACCCTGAGCGGTGAGCTCAGCGCATTTCGCACTTGGCGCGATGCGCAACGCCCGGAAAAGCTGGCGGTGGTTGAGCGCCTGCCGGCCACGCCCGAGCTGCTCGCCCAGGAAAACCCGCAAAAAAACTAG
- a CDS encoding gamma carbonic anhydrase family protein — MAIYQYDTLIPAIHAETFVAQDATVIGNVTLAQGVSVWPQAVLRGDNEPIRIGQHSNVQEGAVLHADPGFALTVGEGVTIGHQAMLHGCTIGDGALIGIQAVVLNGAVIGRNCLVGAGAVVTEGKVFPDNSLILGAPAKVVRELTPEAIAGMHRNAADYVVKGQTYKAKLILIG; from the coding sequence ATGGCTATTTATCAATACGACACCCTTATTCCTGCCATCCACGCCGAAACTTTTGTCGCGCAAGACGCTACCGTCATCGGCAATGTCACGCTGGCGCAGGGCGTCAGTGTCTGGCCCCAGGCTGTTCTGCGCGGTGACAACGAGCCGATTCGCATCGGTCAGCACAGCAATGTGCAGGAGGGGGCGGTGCTGCATGCCGACCCGGGATTTGCACTGACGGTGGGCGAGGGCGTCACCATCGGCCACCAGGCCATGTTGCACGGTTGCACCATCGGCGACGGAGCGCTGATCGGGATTCAGGCTGTTGTGCTCAATGGCGCGGTCATCGGCAGGAACTGCCTGGTCGGTGCCGGGGCGGTTGTCACCGAAGGCAAGGTGTTCCCGGATAACTCGCTGATTCTCGGCGCACCTGCCAAGGTCGTGCGCGAACTGACACCTGAAGCCATTGCCGGCATGCACCGAAACGCCGCCGACTATGTCGTCAAAGGCCAGACTTACAAGGCCAAACTTATTCTGATCGGCTGA
- a CDS encoding MFS transporter → MVAMTGEIALARNAETINELLLYRRVAWRIMPLAIICFLFSYFDRINISFAKTQMQQELGLSDAAYGLAASMFFFGYVLFEVPSSLGLKRYGAPAWICRIMISWGLATAALMFAYTQYTLYFLRFLIGVMEAGFGPAILFYLACWFPKKHLAKMNGLWFLAVPLAGAVGGPAAGILLGTMDGVFGLAGWHWLFLMSGLPCVVLGLLVLWKLDRDIESAKWLSRSEKNLLAANLAHDKVNDKPVLGSLWRVLLTREVAIMAFIYFVIKTASYGLNFWMPHLIKSSGVQSLFWIGMLSALPYIVACIGMIWLTRRSDRTGERKTYLVLCLAASAVGYLLACLFSDSSWAMMAALVLATAGTFIAIPIFWTIPQSTFSGLAIATGTAAINSIGQLSGMVAPVMVGKINDLSGSTYMGMLSIAPLILVAGFVVMRYVRNPGA, encoded by the coding sequence ATGGTTGCCATGACTGGCGAAATCGCGCTTGCGCGCAATGCAGAAACAATCAACGAGCTGCTGCTCTATCGGCGTGTGGCTTGGCGAATCATGCCGCTGGCCATTATCTGCTTTCTCTTTTCCTATTTTGACCGCATCAACATCAGCTTCGCCAAGACCCAGATGCAGCAAGAATTGGGTTTGTCCGACGCAGCGTACGGCCTGGCCGCAAGCATGTTCTTTTTCGGCTACGTACTCTTTGAAGTCCCCAGCAGCCTGGGCCTCAAGCGCTATGGTGCGCCTGCCTGGATCTGCCGGATCATGATCTCCTGGGGGCTGGCAACGGCGGCGCTGATGTTCGCCTACACGCAATACACCCTGTACTTCCTGCGTTTTCTGATCGGCGTCATGGAAGCCGGTTTTGGCCCGGCGATCCTGTTCTATCTGGCGTGCTGGTTTCCCAAGAAGCACCTGGCGAAGATGAATGGCCTCTGGTTCCTCGCTGTACCTCTGGCAGGCGCCGTCGGGGGCCCGGCGGCGGGCATTCTGTTGGGCACAATGGACGGCGTGTTCGGTCTGGCTGGCTGGCACTGGCTGTTCCTGATGTCCGGGCTGCCTTGTGTGGTACTCGGCCTGCTTGTGCTGTGGAAGCTGGACCGAGACATCGAATCGGCCAAATGGTTAAGCCGTAGCGAGAAGAATCTGCTGGCGGCGAACCTGGCGCATGACAAAGTCAACGACAAGCCGGTATTGGGCTCCTTGTGGCGTGTGTTGCTGACCCGGGAAGTCGCGATCATGGCGTTCATCTACTTTGTGATCAAGACCGCTTCTTATGGCCTCAATTTCTGGATGCCACATCTGATCAAGTCGTCCGGTGTGCAGAGTCTGTTCTGGATAGGGATGCTTTCGGCGCTGCCTTACATCGTGGCCTGTATCGGCATGATATGGCTGACCCGGCGTTCCGATCGCACGGGTGAGCGCAAGACTTACCTTGTTCTGTGCCTGGCGGCGTCGGCAGTTGGCTATCTGTTGGCTTGCCTGTTCTCGGATTCATCCTGGGCCATGATGGCAGCGCTCGTACTCGCGACTGCGGGTACCTTTATTGCGATTCCGATTTTCTGGACCATTCCGCAATCGACCTTTTCGGGATTGGCGATCGCCACGGGGACTGCGGCGATCAACTCCATCGGTCAATTGAGCGGTATGGTTGCCCCGGTGATGGTGGGCAAAATCAACGACCTGTCCGGCTCTACCTATATGGGCATGCTCTCCATCGCACCGCTGATTCTGGTCGCAGGTTTTGTAGTCATGCGCTACGTCAGGAATCCTGGGGCCTGA